A DNA window from Deinococcus malanensis contains the following coding sequences:
- the lgt gene encoding prolipoprotein diacylglyceryl transferase, whose protein sequence is MNPVFLNIGGFTIAWYGVLITLGIVAGVWLGTRMARARGLDVDRFNDMILWMIIWGLVGARIVFVATSWHQFENIPFPRVLLDIINLRQGGISIHGGLIGGILVMLYYTRKYRLNFYEYADLCVPGVAFGIIGGRIGNIMNGTDTVGRVTGWPVGFRWPDSARAFHDGMCVRNPNPDLDLSQYCQQIGGQLVMTAPVHFAQLYGVIIGIILSVAAYFWLRSRKPGWAFWQFWLWYSILRAGWEETFRLNPLLPKTYLNQGLDAPGIGLFTETHLISIVLIVLSIWMLLKLRRQPDTRVDPAPSVVTGTRPA, encoded by the coding sequence ATGAATCCAGTTTTTCTGAACATCGGTGGTTTCACCATCGCCTGGTATGGCGTGCTGATCACGCTGGGGATCGTGGCCGGCGTGTGGCTGGGGACCCGCATGGCCCGAGCGCGTGGCCTGGACGTTGACCGTTTCAACGACATGATCCTGTGGATGATCATCTGGGGTCTGGTGGGCGCCCGGATCGTGTTCGTGGCCACTTCGTGGCATCAGTTCGAGAACATTCCCTTTCCACGCGTGCTGCTGGACATCATCAACCTGCGACAGGGCGGCATCAGCATCCATGGCGGACTGATCGGCGGCATTCTGGTGATGCTGTACTACACCCGCAAGTACCGTCTGAACTTCTACGAGTACGCCGACCTGTGCGTGCCCGGCGTGGCTTTTGGCATTATCGGCGGCCGGATCGGCAACATCATGAACGGCACTGACACAGTAGGCCGCGTGACCGGCTGGCCCGTCGGCTTCCGCTGGCCCGACAGCGCACGGGCGTTCCATGACGGCATGTGCGTGCGCAATCCCAATCCTGACCTGGACCTCTCGCAGTACTGCCAGCAGATCGGTGGTCAGCTGGTCATGACCGCTCCTGTGCACTTTGCCCAGCTGTACGGCGTGATTATCGGGATCATCCTCAGCGTGGCGGCGTACTTCTGGCTGCGCTCGCGCAAGCCCGGCTGGGCGTTCTGGCAGTTCTGGCTGTGGTATTCCATCCTGCGCGCCGGCTGGGAAGAGACCTTCCGCCTCAATCCGCTGCTGCCCAAGACCTACCTGAACCAGGGCCTGGACGCCCCCGGCATCGGCCTGTTCACCGAAACCCACCTGATCAGCATTGTCCTGATTGTGCTGAGCATCTGGATGCTGCTGAAGCTCAGGAGGCAGCCGGATACCCGCGTGGATCCGGCCCCCAGCGTGGTGACGGGCACGCGCCCGGCTTGA
- the tatC gene encoding twin-arginine translocase subunit TatC gives MSMPGIPQHDLKSAPLFDHLEELRKRLIISVAFLIVGMVVAFQYRTQLIDLIKGPLRYSRLYQQDKVEVVTYNLTDQFMLSINLSFWAGLALALPFILWQVWAFIAPGLYSHERRWSLPFIIGAGLAFMAGAAFGYTFVLPSMVRFLLDFLNGAVTPILGLAGYVSTVTTFLVGFGLAFEMPILAVILTRIGLINHLMLRKGWRIALVVIMVFAAVITPTPDPGSMLLVAVPLYVLYELGVILSRVFRVQESEEVPILSP, from the coding sequence ATGAGCATGCCCGGCATCCCTCAACATGACCTCAAAAGTGCTCCACTGTTTGACCACCTCGAAGAACTGCGCAAGCGGCTGATCATCAGTGTCGCCTTTCTGATCGTCGGCATGGTGGTGGCCTTTCAGTACCGCACGCAACTGATTGACCTGATCAAGGGTCCACTGCGGTATTCCCGGCTCTACCAGCAGGACAAGGTAGAGGTTGTGACTTACAACCTCACTGACCAGTTCATGCTGAGCATCAACCTGTCGTTCTGGGCAGGGCTGGCGCTCGCGCTGCCTTTTATTCTGTGGCAGGTGTGGGCGTTTATCGCCCCCGGACTGTATTCCCATGAGCGTCGCTGGTCCTTGCCTTTTATCATCGGAGCGGGCCTGGCCTTCATGGCTGGAGCAGCGTTTGGATATACCTTTGTACTGCCCAGCATGGTCCGCTTTCTGCTCGACTTCCTGAACGGCGCGGTTACGCCGATCCTGGGACTGGCCGGGTATGTTAGTACGGTCACGACCTTCCTGGTGGGCTTCGGGCTGGCCTTCGAGATGCCCATCCTGGCCGTCATCCTGACGCGCATCGGGCTGATCAATCACCTGATGCTGCGCAAGGGCTGGCGCATCGCCCTGGTGGTGATCATGGTGTTCGCGGCTGTCATCACCCCGACCCCTGACCCTGGCAGCATGTTGCTGGTCGCCGTTCCGCTGTACGTGCTGTACGAGCTTGGCGTCATCCTCTCACGGGTGTTCCGCGTGCAGGAATCCGAGGAAGTGCCGATCCTGAGCCCCTGA
- a CDS encoding twin-arginine translocase TatA/TatE family subunit — translation MLGFGPFELILIVVIIALLFGARKLPELGKGMGRGIKEFKQELHEPAAARPQVTDIPSQRLDPVTGAPVTTENTVSTSDRRS, via the coding sequence ATGTTGGGATTTGGACCATTTGAACTGATTTTAATCGTGGTAATCATCGCGCTGCTGTTCGGTGCCCGCAAACTGCCGGAGCTCGGCAAGGGCATGGGGCGCGGCATCAAGGAATTCAAGCAGGAACTGCACGAGCCCGCCGCCGCGCGGCCGCAGGTCACGGATATTCCTTCCCAGCGTCTGGACCCGGTGACGGGTGCGCCGGTCACCACTGAAAACACAGTGTCCACCAGTGACCGCCGTTCCTGA
- a CDS encoding twin-arginine translocase TatA/TatE family subunit, whose translation MPNIGAAEIIMIVLVALVVFGPRKLPELGRTVGQALREFRSHTSSVTNELRTGLDVNPPAPQAVPAAQVVAEAPSEATVPVAAKAS comes from the coding sequence ATGCCCAATATCGGTGCCGCTGAAATTATCATGATCGTTCTGGTTGCCCTGGTGGTTTTCGGGCCGCGTAAGCTTCCGGAACTGGGCCGTACGGTCGGACAGGCGCTGCGTGAATTCCGTAGCCATACCAGCAGCGTGACCAATGAACTGCGTACCGGCCTGGACGTGAATCCGCCGGCCCCGCAGGCCGTTCCGGCAGCTCAGGTCGTGGCCGAGGCCCCGTCTGAAGCTACAGTGCCCGTCGCCGCCAAGGCATCGTGA
- a CDS encoding RNA polymerase sigma factor, translating to MTPPEPHLDPSDEVLIARMAARDEEALRELHRRHSRLLYGLGQRMLRHPDDVDCCVQDAFMNAWNHAARFDPLRARARTWLVSIAHNRFLQQLRDRPDVAMELEDWDQPTRAPDPIDRLMTERAMEGLDGSQRELIELAYFRGYSHSELSAMTGLPLGTVKSRMRTALDRMRSRLSAVQTDLHKGGEIH from the coding sequence ATGACTCCTCCCGAACCGCACCTCGACCCCTCTGACGAAGTGCTGATTGCCCGCATGGCAGCCCGCGATGAAGAGGCTCTCAGAGAACTGCACCGCCGGCACTCCCGGCTGCTGTATGGCCTGGGCCAGCGGATGCTGCGCCACCCCGACGATGTGGATTGCTGCGTGCAGGACGCCTTCATGAATGCCTGGAACCATGCCGCGCGCTTCGATCCGTTACGGGCACGGGCACGCACCTGGTTGGTGAGCATCGCTCACAACCGTTTTCTGCAACAGCTGCGTGACCGCCCCGATGTCGCCATGGAGCTTGAAGACTGGGACCAGCCGACACGCGCCCCGGACCCCATTGACCGCCTGATGACCGAGCGGGCCATGGAGGGGCTGGATGGGAGCCAGCGCGAACTGATTGAGCTGGCGTACTTTCGCGGCTACTCTCACTCGGAACTGTCAGCCATGACCGGGCTGCCCCTGGGCACCGTGAAGTCGCGAATGCGTACTGCCCTTGACCGGATGCGGTCCAGGCTGAGTGCAGTCCAAACAGATTTACACAAAGGAGGTGAAATCCATTGA
- a CDS encoding anti-sigma factor domain-containing protein, with product MTVQSDHLLAYALGQLDPVETARVEAELQADPVLQAELQQHLDALTTLVDDLDLAAVQVPADAEERLLARVRAEEAGTAPHLQAVTPSSISPHAADPVPALHTGPVRRKSWWVPAGLSLAAALALAFFLRPAEDPVSRYARLPGAVTKPIETPGEQLGTLVRLADGRVYVHLKRPPADGRTYQLWHIRDGQPASLGVFAGDGLLTGSLPQGATLAVSVEPPGGSPQPTTEPLFAQGV from the coding sequence TTGACCGTTCAGTCTGATCACCTGCTTGCTTATGCCCTGGGCCAGCTGGACCCGGTCGAGACCGCCCGGGTGGAAGCAGAGTTGCAAGCCGATCCGGTCCTGCAGGCGGAACTGCAGCAGCACTTGGACGCTCTGACCACCCTGGTAGACGACCTGGATCTGGCAGCCGTGCAGGTTCCGGCCGATGCCGAGGAGCGCCTGCTGGCACGGGTCCGGGCCGAAGAGGCTGGCACGGCGCCTCACCTGCAGGCCGTAACACCATCATCAATCTCCCCTCATGCCGCTGATCCTGTGCCCGCTTTGCACACTGGTCCGGTCCGCAGGAAGTCGTGGTGGGTCCCAGCCGGGCTGTCACTGGCCGCTGCATTGGCCCTGGCGTTCTTCCTGCGTCCTGCTGAAGACCCCGTCAGCCGTTATGCGAGGCTTCCTGGAGCAGTCACGAAACCTATCGAGACGCCTGGAGAGCAGCTGGGCACCCTGGTGCGTCTGGCCGATGGCCGGGTTTATGTGCACCTGAAACGCCCGCCGGCGGACGGCCGCACCTATCAGCTGTGGCATATCCGGGATGGTCAGCCGGCGTCGCTGGGCGTGTTCGCAGGCGACGGCCTGCTGACCGGGAGTCTTCCGCAGGGGGCCACGCTGGCGGTCAGTGTGGAACCACCTGGTGGAAGTCCACAACCCACCACGGAGCCTCTTTTTGCCCAGGGCGTGTAA